One Kitasatospora sp. MAP12-44 DNA segment encodes these proteins:
- the argH gene encoding argininosuccinate lyase, protein MSSDQTADVRLWGARFADGPSEALARLSASVHFDWRLAPYDIAGSKAHARALYQAGLLTDDELAAMLAGLDQLLADVQAGTFTGTIADEDVHTALERGLLERLGADLGGKLRAGRSRNDQIATLFRMYLRDHARTIGALVLDLQQALVGLAEAHPDTAMPGRTHLQHAQPVLFAHHVLAHVQALGRDAERLRQWDTRTAVSPYGSGALAGSSLGLDPQTVAAELGFEGGSVGNSIDGTASRDFVAEFAFVTAMIGINLSRIAEEVILWNTKEFGFITLHDAFSTGSSIMPQKKNPDIAELARGKSGRLIGNLTGLLATLKALPLAYNRDLQEDKEPVFDACDTLEVLLPAFTGMMATLTVHRERLEELAPAGFSLATDVAEWLVKQGVPFRVAHEVAGACVKTCEGLGIELGDLTDEQFAAISPQLTPAVREVLSVHGSIASRDGRGGTAPSAVAAQLTELKADLSLQQEWVGQ, encoded by the coding sequence ATGTCGTCCGACCAGACCGCCGACGTTCGCCTCTGGGGCGCCCGCTTCGCCGACGGCCCCTCCGAGGCGCTGGCCAGGCTCTCCGCCTCCGTCCACTTCGACTGGCGGCTCGCCCCGTACGACATCGCCGGCTCCAAGGCGCACGCCCGCGCCCTGTACCAGGCGGGCCTGCTGACGGACGACGAACTCGCCGCCATGCTGGCCGGGTTGGACCAGCTGCTGGCCGACGTGCAGGCCGGCACCTTCACCGGCACGATCGCCGACGAGGACGTGCACACCGCCCTGGAGCGCGGCCTGCTGGAGCGGCTCGGCGCCGACCTCGGCGGCAAGCTGCGAGCCGGCCGCTCGCGCAACGACCAGATCGCCACGCTCTTCCGGATGTACCTGCGCGACCACGCGCGGACCATCGGCGCCCTGGTCCTGGACCTCCAGCAGGCCCTGGTCGGCCTCGCCGAGGCGCACCCGGACACCGCGATGCCCGGCCGCACCCACCTGCAGCACGCGCAGCCGGTGCTCTTCGCCCACCATGTCCTCGCGCACGTCCAGGCGCTGGGCCGGGACGCCGAGCGGCTGCGCCAGTGGGACACCCGTACCGCGGTCTCGCCGTACGGCTCCGGCGCGCTGGCCGGCTCCTCGCTGGGCCTGGACCCGCAGACGGTGGCCGCCGAACTCGGCTTCGAGGGCGGCTCGGTGGGCAACTCCATCGACGGGACCGCCTCGCGCGACTTCGTCGCCGAGTTCGCCTTCGTGACGGCGATGATCGGGATCAACCTCTCCCGGATCGCCGAGGAGGTGATCCTCTGGAACACCAAGGAGTTCGGCTTCATCACGCTGCACGACGCCTTCTCCACGGGCTCCTCGATCATGCCGCAGAAGAAGAACCCGGACATCGCGGAGCTGGCGCGCGGCAAGTCCGGCCGCCTGATCGGCAACCTGACCGGCCTGCTGGCCACCCTCAAGGCGCTCCCGCTGGCCTACAACCGGGACCTCCAGGAGGACAAGGAGCCGGTCTTCGACGCCTGCGACACCCTGGAGGTCCTGCTGCCGGCCTTCACCGGCATGATGGCCACCCTCACCGTCCACCGCGAGCGGCTGGAGGAGCTGGCCCCGGCCGGCTTCTCGCTGGCCACCGACGTGGCCGAGTGGCTGGTCAAGCAGGGCGTCCCGTTCCGGGTCGCGCACGAGGTGGCCGGCGCCTGCGTCAAGACCTGTGAGGGCCTGGGCATCGAGCTGGGCGACCTGACGGACGAGCAGTTCGCCGCGATCTCCCCCCAGCTGACGCCCGCCGTCCGCGAGGTGCTCAGCGTGCACGGCTCGATCGCCTCGCGGGACGGTCGCGGCGGCACCGCGCCCAGCGCGGTGGCCGCGCAGCTGACCGAGCTCAAGGCGGACCTCTCGCTCCAGCAGGAGTGGGTCGGCCAGTAG
- a CDS encoding methionine ABC transporter permease, whose protein sequence is MTWDDMQPLLWTATQETFRMVGIATLVTLLLGLPLGVLLVLTDNGGPLRNRVVNKVVGAVVNVGRSLPFVILLVALIPFTRWVVGTSIGWQAATVPLAVGAIPFYARLVESAVRGVDRGLVEAVHAMGGSTWSVVRKALLPEALPALVSALTTTVIALIGYSAMAGTVGGGGLGNLAITYGYMRFETNFMIVIVIELVLLVTVIQLVGDFAVRRLSHRGSAPGLTRLLRSAAR, encoded by the coding sequence ATGACCTGGGACGACATGCAGCCGCTGCTGTGGACGGCGACGCAGGAGACGTTCCGGATGGTGGGCATCGCCACCCTGGTCACCCTGCTGCTCGGTCTGCCGCTCGGCGTCCTGCTGGTCCTCACGGACAACGGTGGGCCGCTGCGCAACCGGGTGGTCAACAAGGTGGTCGGCGCGGTCGTCAACGTCGGGCGCTCGCTGCCCTTCGTGATCCTGCTGGTCGCGCTGATCCCGTTCACCCGCTGGGTGGTCGGCACCTCGATCGGCTGGCAGGCGGCCACCGTGCCGCTGGCCGTCGGCGCCATCCCCTTCTATGCGCGGCTGGTGGAGAGCGCGGTGCGCGGGGTGGACCGCGGCCTGGTCGAGGCCGTCCACGCGATGGGCGGCAGCACCTGGTCGGTGGTCCGCAAGGCCCTGCTGCCCGAGGCGCTGCCCGCCCTGGTCTCCGCGCTGACCACCACCGTGATCGCGCTGATCGGCTACTCGGCGATGGCCGGCACGGTCGGCGGCGGAGGCCTGGGCAACCTGGCCATCACCTACGGCTATATGCGCTTCGAGACCAACTTCATGATCGTCATCGTGATCGAGCTGGTGCTGCTGGTCACCGTGATCCAGCTGGTCGGCGACTTCGCCGTCCGCCGGCTGTCGCACCGCGGCTCCGCGCCGGGCCTCACCCGCCTGCTGCGCTCCGCCGCTCGCTGA
- a CDS encoding ATP-binding cassette domain-containing protein, translating to MITTKDLTKVYRSGDRQVTALDGVNLHVREGEVYGVVGTSGAGKSTLIRCVNMLERPSSGTVTVDGLDLTALPGNEHRAGRELREARRRIGMVFQHFNLLSSRTVQQNVELPLEITGLDRTQRRRKAAELLDLVGLADKAGSYPGQLSGGQKQRVGIARALAGDPKVLLSDEATSALDPETTRSILRLLRDLNQQLGLTVLLITHEMDVIKSVCDSAALMRGGRVVESGTLTDLLADERSELARELFPLSESGTGRPDGTVLEITFQGDTSGQPFVSQLARTYQIDVNILGAAVETIGGRMVGRMRVELSGSHQDNVVPIGYLREQGLQVDVLNGLALTNGAVA from the coding sequence GTGATCACCACCAAGGACCTCACGAAGGTCTATCGCTCGGGAGACCGCCAGGTCACCGCCCTGGACGGCGTCAACCTGCACGTCCGCGAGGGCGAGGTGTACGGCGTCGTCGGCACCAGCGGCGCCGGCAAGAGCACCCTCATCCGCTGCGTCAACATGCTGGAGCGCCCCAGCTCCGGCACGGTCACCGTGGACGGGCTCGACCTCACCGCGCTGCCCGGCAACGAGCACCGCGCCGGCCGCGAACTGCGCGAGGCCCGCCGCCGGATCGGCATGGTCTTCCAGCACTTCAACCTGCTCTCCTCGCGCACCGTGCAGCAGAACGTCGAACTGCCGCTGGAGATCACCGGCCTGGACCGCACCCAGCGCCGCCGCAAGGCCGCCGAACTCCTGGACCTGGTCGGCCTCGCCGACAAGGCCGGCAGCTACCCCGGCCAGCTCTCCGGCGGCCAGAAGCAGCGCGTCGGCATCGCCCGCGCGCTGGCCGGCGACCCCAAGGTGCTGCTCTCCGACGAGGCGACCTCCGCCCTCGACCCGGAGACCACCCGCTCGATCCTGCGCCTGCTGCGCGACCTCAACCAGCAACTCGGCCTGACCGTGCTGCTGATCACCCATGAGATGGACGTCATCAAGTCGGTCTGCGACTCGGCGGCCCTGATGCGCGGCGGACGGGTCGTCGAATCCGGCACGCTCACCGACCTGCTCGCCGACGAGCGCTCCGAGCTGGCCCGCGAGCTCTTCCCCCTCAGCGAGTCCGGCACCGGCCGCCCCGACGGCACCGTGCTGGAGATCACCTTCCAGGGCGACACCTCGGGACAGCCGTTCGTCTCCCAGCTCGCCCGGACCTACCAGATCGACGTCAACATCCTGGGCGCCGCGGTGGAGACCATCGGCGGCCGGATGGTCGGCCGGATGCGCGTGGAACTCTCCGGCAGCCACCAGGACAACGTGGTGCCGATCGGCTACCTGCGCGAGCAGGGCCTCCAGGTGGACGTCCTGAACGGGCTCGCCCTCACGAACGGAGCAGTGGCATGA
- a CDS encoding GNAT family N-acetyltransferase, with translation MGMSVIISVATEDDAEQILKLQYLGYQGEAELYGDWSIEPLTQSLDSLRAELADRHVLVARLGDEVVGSVRGWVDADGIGRISRLVVHPRMQRHGLGGRLLTAVEERMAAQGPVASFRLLAGHRNLGNLRLYARQGYRQTEVRQVSRELSFVTLEKPALVALPTAV, from the coding sequence ATGGGCATGAGCGTGATCATCTCGGTGGCGACCGAGGACGATGCCGAACAGATCCTCAAACTCCAGTACCTCGGCTACCAGGGCGAGGCCGAACTCTACGGCGACTGGTCGATCGAGCCGCTCACCCAGAGCCTGGACAGCCTGCGCGCGGAGCTGGCCGACCGCCACGTCCTGGTCGCCCGGCTCGGCGACGAGGTGGTCGGCTCGGTCCGCGGCTGGGTCGACGCGGACGGTATCGGCCGGATAAGCCGCCTGGTGGTGCACCCGCGGATGCAGCGGCACGGCCTCGGCGGTCGGCTGTTGACGGCCGTGGAGGAGCGCATGGCGGCGCAGGGCCCGGTCGCCTCGTTCCGGCTGCTGGCCGGCCACCGCAACCTCGGAAACCTGCGCCTCTACGCCCGCCAGGGCTACCGCCAGACCGAGGTCCGCCAGGTCAGCCGCGAGCTGAGCTTCGTCACGCTGGAGAAGCCCGCGCTGGTCGCTCTGCCCACTGCGGTCTAG
- a CDS encoding MetQ/NlpA family ABC transporter substrate-binding protein, with protein sequence MRTVLKYTTAALVTAGLALSVTACSSSSSGSSDSADKPLIVIASPTPHAQILDYIRDNLAAKAGLKLTVKEVSDYTLQNPAVQDGSADANFFQHVPYLTDFNKTHGTDIVPVEAVHLEPLGVYSKKVKKITDLAQGASVAVPNDATNEGRALKLLADNNVITLKAGAGTTATVQDIASNPKNLKFKELDAAQLPRALDDVDASVINGNNALGAGLKPATDAILLEKADGNPYANVLAVKKGHENDPRVQKLAQLLHSPEVKKYIEDTFQGSVIPAF encoded by the coding sequence GTGCGTACCGTCCTGAAGTACACCACCGCCGCCCTCGTCACCGCCGGCCTCGCGCTCTCCGTGACGGCCTGCTCCTCCAGCTCCTCGGGCTCCTCCGACAGTGCCGACAAGCCACTGATCGTGATCGCCAGCCCCACCCCGCACGCGCAGATCCTGGACTACATCCGGGACAACCTGGCGGCCAAGGCGGGCCTGAAGCTGACGGTGAAGGAGGTCTCGGACTACACCCTGCAGAACCCCGCCGTGCAGGACGGCTCCGCCGACGCCAACTTCTTCCAGCACGTCCCGTACCTGACCGACTTCAACAAGACCCACGGGACGGACATCGTCCCGGTCGAGGCCGTCCACCTGGAGCCGCTCGGCGTCTACTCGAAGAAGGTCAAGAAGATCACCGACCTGGCCCAGGGCGCCTCGGTCGCCGTCCCCAACGACGCCACCAACGAGGGTCGGGCGCTCAAGCTGCTCGCCGACAACAACGTGATCACCCTCAAGGCCGGCGCCGGCACCACCGCCACTGTCCAGGACATCGCGAGCAACCCGAAGAACCTCAAGTTCAAGGAGCTGGACGCCGCCCAGCTGCCGCGCGCCCTGGACGACGTGGACGCCTCGGTGATCAACGGCAACAACGCGCTCGGCGCCGGCCTCAAGCCCGCCACCGACGCGATCCTGCTGGAGAAGGCCGACGGCAACCCGTACGCCAACGTGCTCGCGGTCAAGAAGGGCCACGAGAACGACCCGCGGGTCCAGAAGCTGGCCCAGCTGCTGCACTCGCCCGAGGTCAAGAAGTACATCGAGGACACCTTCCAGGGCTCGGTCATCCCCGCCTTCTAA